The Pseudomonadota bacterium nucleotide sequence ACATTCTTGGCCCGGTGCTCTATCGGGAAAAGCTTTTTTGCGGTCTCTATGTACTCCTGGCCGGCATCGAACCAGTCGGATACCGATTCGGGTCCTTGTACCGCGGGCTCGGTCCCGGTCGCCGCGGGAACCGCCACCGCTGTAGCGAGGGTGAAGAGGGCGCCGCGTACGGCCAGATTCGGGTGTTTGTGTTTCATCAACTTACTCCTTAATGTTTCTTAAAGGGACTGCGCATTACGGACACGGCAACCGTACCAGCCCTTTGTGACGCTCTAATTACGTCTTGGTGAATATGAGAGAGTAAGCCCGAACGAGATAAGCTCAAACCGCGAGCCGTCCGGCAGGTGAGCCTCCAGTTCCGGGGTCTCGGGGTTCGTATACCGTCACTTACTAGGCTAACTGCATGGGCTTGAAGTAGCCCCTCTGGGGGCAGCAGCCGGCTACCGGGCGCGCCGCCAGCAGTGACACATATTCTAGGAAGACAGCCGCTTAGAGGCCCGTTTCTCGCCCCATGTGCCGGAGGCGCGCATGCGCAGC carries:
- a CDS encoding alkaline phosphatase, producing the protein MKHKHPNLAVRGALFTLATAVAVPAATGTEPAVQGPESVSDWFDAGQEYIETAKKLFPIEHRAKNVILFVGDGMGVSTVTAARILEGQQMGKPGEEHSLFFEKLPYVA